A single region of the Thermoanaerobacterium sp. PSU-2 genome encodes:
- a CDS encoding ABC transporter permease, whose amino-acid sequence MTDLQNSVEINGVKNKIQRYLEKPIARSILPVIGLIVVLAMFTMLTGGKIISPLNITLLLDEVYVLMIASIGVFFIMTMGCLDFSQGSILGIASIVFSYLSGFNILLAIIGAIIAGAIIGAINGFFHVKRKIPSFIVTICTMFLFRGLIAYLTTNSPVYAVSDILNYNTVTVKLISTVVILLIAFLIFHFTKLGIYLKAIGAGEIGSRFAGVDVDKIKWLMYIVAGMITGFAAFINVIEVGSVTASGGSMFETEILIALVLGGLPITGGVMARFSNIITGVLTYKVLSAGLNMIGLTTQTQQLIEGVIFLLVVALFSDRKSLHIIK is encoded by the coding sequence ATGACTGACTTGCAGAATAGTGTTGAGATAAATGGTGTAAAAAACAAGATACAAAGATATTTGGAAAAGCCAATTGCAAGAAGTATATTACCAGTAATAGGGCTGATAGTTGTACTGGCTATGTTTACTATGCTAACAGGTGGCAAAATTATAAGTCCATTAAATATAACATTATTACTTGATGAAGTATATGTGTTGATGATAGCTTCAATTGGAGTATTTTTTATCATGACAATGGGATGTTTAGATTTTTCACAAGGATCTATACTTGGAATTGCATCGATAGTATTTTCTTATCTATCTGGTTTTAATATTTTATTGGCAATTATAGGTGCAATTATTGCCGGAGCAATTATTGGAGCAATAAATGGTTTTTTTCACGTGAAGCGTAAAATACCTTCATTTATTGTCACAATATGTACAATGTTTTTGTTTCGTGGGCTTATTGCATATTTGACGACTAATTCACCTGTTTATGCCGTAAGTGATATTTTGAATTATAATACAGTAACAGTTAAATTAATATCAACAGTGGTAATTTTATTGATTGCTTTTTTGATTTTCCACTTTACTAAGTTGGGAATCTATCTAAAAGCAATAGGTGCTGGAGAAATTGGTTCAAGATTTGCTGGAGTAGATGTTGATAAGATCAAATGGCTAATGTATATAGTAGCTGGAATGATTACAGGATTTGCAGCATTCATAAATGTTATTGAGGTTGGGTCTGTAACAGCATCAGGTGGAAGCATGTTTGAAACAGAAATTTTAATAGCATTAGTTTTAGGTGGATTACCAATTACAGGAGGTGTGATGGCGCGTTTTTCAAACATCATTACAGGTGTGCTGACATACAAAGTATTATCTGCAGGATTAAATATGATAGGTCTTACAACTCAGACTCAACAATTAATAGAAGGTGTTATATTTTTGTTGGTTGTGGCGCTGTTTAGCGATAGAAAATCATTGCATATTATTAAATGA
- a CDS encoding L-ribulose-5-phosphate 4-epimerase, with amino-acid sequence MLENLKQRVYKMNMMLPKNNLVTMTSGNVSGRDPETNLVVIKPSGVLYDDMTPDDMVVVDLDGNVVEGKLKPSVDTATHLYVYRHRSDVNGIVHTHSPYATSFAALGRSIPVYLTAIADEFGCAIPVGPYAKIGGEEIGKAIVDYIGESPAILMKNHGVFTIGNSPEAALKAAVMVEDTAKTVHLSLLLGTPDVIPDEEVKRAHERYMTKYGQ; translated from the coding sequence ATGTTAGAGAACCTAAAACAACGTGTATATAAAATGAACATGATGCTTCCTAAAAACAATTTAGTCACAATGACAAGCGGCAATGTCAGCGGTAGAGACCCTGAGACAAATCTTGTAGTCATAAAGCCCAGTGGAGTTTTATACGATGACATGACGCCAGATGATATGGTAGTTGTGGATTTAGATGGCAATGTGGTTGAAGGTAAGCTAAAACCATCTGTTGATACTGCTACACATCTTTACGTCTACAGACATAGAAGTGATGTGAATGGAATTGTCCATACACACTCACCCTATGCTACAAGTTTTGCTGCACTTGGCCGGTCAATTCCGGTTTATCTTACAGCTATTGCAGACGAATTTGGATGTGCAATTCCTGTAGGGCCCTATGCCAAGATTGGCGGAGAAGAGATAGGGAAGGCTATCGTAGATTATATAGGGGAAAGTCCTGCAATACTTATGAAAAATCACGGTGTTTTTACCATTGGCAATTCACCTGAAGCAGCCTTGAAAGCTGCTGTTATGGTAGAAGATACAGCTAAGACTGTGCATTTATCACTGCTTTTAGGCACACCTGATGTGATACCAGATGAAGAAGTTAAAAGAGCACATGAGAGATATATGACGAAATATGGTCAATGA
- a CDS encoding fucose isomerase, with product MINIPEVKVGIVATSRDCFPITLSEKRRDAVVKACIEKGISISEITKTVENEIDAMNALKEAYDLGVNALVVYLGNFGPEGPETMLAQKFDGPVMFVAAAEETKDNLYDGRGDAYCGMLNASYNINLRNLRVYIPEYPVGYADEIADMISDFKDIARVVLGLKKLKIMSFGPRPQDFLACNAPIKPLYDLGIEIMENSELDLFEAYNNHKDDKRIPDVIKDMEKELGSGNMFGGILPKLAQYELTLKDWVEKNIGASEYVVFANKCWPAFQTQFGFVPCFVNSRLAANGIPVACETDIYGALSEYIITCATDLPATLLDINNTVPKDMYESNKEIIGDYKNSDLFMGFHCGNTSSCMMKNFSMKYQRIMHRLLEPDKEPDITRGTLEGTIRPGDITLFRLQSTADTKLRSYVAEGEVLDIDPMSFGSIGVFAVKEMARFYRHVLIEKNFPHHVGVAFKHAGKVLYAAMKLLGVDDVSFNQPASMLYKSENPFK from the coding sequence ATGATAAACATACCAGAAGTTAAAGTAGGAATTGTAGCTACCAGCAGGGATTGTTTCCCAATCACTTTAAGTGAGAAAAGAAGAGATGCGGTAGTAAAAGCGTGTATTGAAAAAGGCATATCTATAAGTGAAATCACCAAAACTGTAGAAAATGAAATAGATGCGATGAACGCACTGAAGGAAGCTTACGATTTAGGTGTAAATGCGCTTGTCGTATACCTTGGGAATTTTGGCCCTGAAGGTCCTGAGACGATGCTGGCCCAAAAGTTTGATGGTCCAGTGATGTTCGTAGCCGCAGCGGAGGAGACGAAGGACAATCTTTACGATGGGCGCGGTGATGCGTATTGTGGGATGCTTAATGCATCATACAATATAAATTTGAGAAATTTGAGGGTTTATATACCGGAATACCCTGTAGGATATGCAGATGAAATAGCAGACATGATATCCGATTTTAAAGATATTGCGAGAGTGGTACTTGGACTTAAGAAGCTAAAAATAATGAGCTTTGGGCCGAGACCGCAGGATTTCCTCGCTTGCAACGCTCCTATAAAGCCTTTGTATGACTTAGGGATAGAGATAATGGAGAACTCAGAACTGGATCTCTTTGAAGCTTACAACAATCATAAAGATGACAAAAGGATTCCAGATGTCATAAAAGATATGGAAAAGGAATTAGGTTCTGGCAATATGTTTGGTGGGATATTGCCGAAGCTTGCACAGTATGAACTTACATTAAAGGATTGGGTAGAAAAAAATATAGGTGCATCGGAGTACGTTGTGTTTGCAAATAAGTGCTGGCCAGCATTTCAGACACAGTTTGGATTTGTGCCATGCTTTGTGAATTCAAGGCTTGCAGCAAATGGCATACCTGTGGCTTGTGAGACAGACATCTATGGAGCACTTAGTGAGTACATCATAACATGCGCTACAGACTTACCAGCTACGCTTCTTGACATAAACAATACAGTGCCCAAAGATATGTACGAAAGCAATAAGGAAATCATAGGCGATTATAAAAATAGCGATCTTTTTATGGGATTTCATTGCGGCAATACCAGCAGTTGCATGATGAAAAATTTCTCTATGAAGTATCAGAGAATAATGCACAGATTGTTAGAACCTGATAAAGAGCCTGATATAACAAGAGGAACATTGGAAGGCACGATAAGGCCTGGCGATATAACTCTGTTTAGGTTGCAAAGCACTGCAGATACTAAGCTTAGAAGTTACGTGGCCGAAGGTGAAGTGCTGGATATAGATCCTATGTCTTTTGGAAGCATTGGAGTATTTGCAGTTAAAGAGATGGCTCGCTTCTACAGGCATGTATTGATAGAAAAGAATTTTCCGCATCATGTTGGAGTCGCATTTAAACATGCAGGTAAAGTCTTGTACGCTGCTATGAAGCTATTAGGCGTGGATGATGTTTCATTTAATCAACCAGCTTCAATGTTGTACAAAAGCGAGAATCCATTTAAATAA
- a CDS encoding branched-chain amino acid ABC transporter permease, translated as MSSSTDFVKRKSIDVYFKKYFGILLLILLTVIFWFIFKVISPHNFGTPGRLLSYFQSSLIYAVGGCGLYFIVAMGLWDFSIGANLVLSSILACYFSQHYGYLGLILAPIVSGTLIGLLNGIVYINFHIPSMIVTVGLSLIYESLSVFATQGQEQILGPNYRAFGTYPYNVILAICAFVFVSLVIKYTKMGTYMYAIGSNEYLAKNMGVDVNKFKVLSYILCGFLVGIMSILNISYGTSMTAASGMSSMSMNFTPLMGTFFGMSFRKYGTPVIAIIIGEFIISLIFNGFVAIGAPTTIQNVVTGIALLLIVTITTKPVRGIVVK; from the coding sequence ATGAGTAGTAGTACGGATTTTGTCAAAAGAAAAAGTATTGATGTATACTTTAAAAAATATTTTGGTATTTTATTGTTAATATTACTTACAGTAATCTTTTGGTTTATTTTTAAAGTGATTTCACCGCATAATTTTGGGACTCCGGGAAGACTTTTATCATATTTTCAGTCAAGTTTAATTTATGCGGTTGGTGGATGTGGCCTGTATTTTATCGTTGCCATGGGACTATGGGATTTTAGTATTGGTGCTAATCTTGTTTTATCATCAATATTAGCATGCTATTTTTCTCAACATTATGGATATTTAGGGTTAATTTTAGCACCTATTGTTAGTGGAACATTGATAGGATTATTAAATGGTATTGTCTATATAAATTTTCATATACCTTCAATGATTGTTACTGTTGGACTTTCACTAATATATGAAAGTTTGAGTGTTTTTGCAACACAAGGTCAAGAGCAAATTTTAGGCCCTAATTATCGTGCTTTTGGGACATACCCATATAATGTAATTTTAGCAATATGTGCTTTTGTATTTGTGAGTTTAGTTATTAAATATACGAAAATGGGAACTTATATGTATGCAATAGGTAGCAATGAATATTTAGCTAAAAATATGGGTGTTGATGTAAATAAATTTAAAGTATTATCATATATACTATGCGGTTTCTTAGTTGGTATTATGAGCATTTTAAATATCAGCTATGGGACATCTATGACTGCTGCATCTGGTATGTCATCAATGAGCATGAATTTTACACCTTTAATGGGAACTTTTTTTGGAATGTCATTTAGAAAATACGGAACGCCTGTAATAGCTATAATCATTGGTGAATTCATAATTTCACTAATTTTTAACGGATTTGTCGCTATTGGAGCTCCTACTACAATTCAAAACGTTGTTACAGGAATAGCTTTGTTGTTGATAGTTACGATTACTACAAAACCAGTTAGAGGTATTGTCGTCAAGTGA
- a CDS encoding sugar ABC transporter ATP-binding protein, with amino-acid sequence MKEEILRVEKLNKYFGSNHVVKDATLSFKRGEIHGLIGENGSGKSTLVSMISGIYEISSGKIFLEDREIKVRSLVEANRNGISIIVQEAGTILGLTVAENIFLGNEEKFIKHGIKNIASMNKEAQELLERYECSNINATDLIDKYNFEERKLIEIIKAIYIGPKVFIVDETTTALSQSGRELLYKQMTRIKEEGNTVIFITHDLDELIKWTDRITVMRDGVVVDTVDSDSVTEDDIKRLMVGRELSGHYYRTDYEKPIFKETVLKLSNVTVPGQFDNISFELHKGEILGIGGLSECGMHEVGKAIFGASFNRLGDVILRNEVKINSIEVAIKNGIAYVSKDRDNESLIVNDTISDNICITSLDDLKEHNIIFNGKLSKFANKYAEVLSVKMENVNQLVSDLSGGNKQKVALARWIAKNSEIFILDSPTRGIDVKVKADIYDLMTEMKNQGKSILLISEEILELIGMCDRILIMKNGKINGEFMRDINLTEEDLIMKMI; translated from the coding sequence TTGAAAGAAGAAATTTTAAGAGTGGAAAAACTAAACAAATATTTTGGCAGTAATCATGTGGTGAAAGATGCTACTTTATCATTTAAAAGAGGAGAGATACATGGTTTAATTGGAGAAAACGGTTCGGGAAAATCTACGTTAGTTTCTATGATATCAGGTATTTATGAGATAAGTAGCGGAAAAATTTTCTTGGAAGATAGGGAAATTAAGGTAAGATCGCTTGTTGAAGCAAATAGAAATGGCATCTCAATAATCGTTCAAGAGGCCGGTACGATATTAGGCTTAACTGTAGCAGAAAATATTTTTTTAGGTAATGAAGAAAAATTTATAAAACATGGTATTAAAAATATTGCTTCCATGAATAAAGAAGCACAAGAGTTATTGGAAAGATACGAATGTAGCAACATAAATGCGACAGATTTAATCGATAAATATAATTTTGAAGAGCGAAAACTTATCGAAATAATTAAAGCAATATATATTGGACCAAAAGTTTTTATTGTGGATGAAACAACTACTGCTTTAAGTCAAAGCGGCCGTGAACTGTTATATAAACAGATGACACGAATAAAAGAAGAAGGAAATACTGTTATTTTCATTACTCACGATTTAGATGAATTAATCAAATGGACAGATCGCATTACTGTAATGCGTGATGGTGTAGTAGTTGATACAGTAGATAGTGATTCGGTAACGGAAGATGATATAAAAAGGTTAATGGTGGGAAGAGAATTAAGTGGACATTATTATCGTACAGATTATGAAAAACCGATATTTAAAGAAACAGTTTTAAAATTAAGCAATGTAACTGTGCCAGGACAGTTTGATAATATCAGCTTTGAATTACACAAAGGAGAAATACTTGGAATTGGTGGACTTAGCGAATGTGGAATGCATGAGGTAGGTAAAGCAATTTTTGGAGCATCATTTAATAGATTAGGCGATGTTATTCTTAGAAATGAAGTTAAAATTAACTCTATTGAAGTTGCCATAAAAAACGGTATTGCATATGTTTCAAAGGATAGGGATAATGAATCGCTTATAGTTAATGATACAATTTCAGACAATATCTGCATTACATCGTTAGATGATTTAAAAGAGCACAACATAATATTTAATGGTAAACTTAGTAAATTTGCTAATAAATACGCAGAAGTACTAAGTGTAAAGATGGAAAATGTAAATCAGTTAGTATCTGACTTATCCGGCGGCAATAAGCAAAAGGTCGCTTTGGCAAGGTGGATTGCTAAAAATTCTGAAATATTTATATTAGACAGTCCGACCAGAGGTATTGATGTTAAAGTCAAAGCTGATATTTATGATCTGATGACTGAGATGAAAAACCAAGGAAAATCAATACTTTTGATTTCTGAAGAAATTTTAGAATTAATAGGCATGTGCGACAGAATTTTAATAATGAAGAACGGAAAAATCAATGGTGAATTTATGAGAGACATTAATCTGACAGAAGAAGATTTAATAATGAAAATGATTTAA
- a CDS encoding sugar ABC transporter substrate-binding protein, with the protein MKKMKKIIASILVLAMLFSLSACGNSSSNKTAQNNSTNSSNSTTQNSNSNNQKIKIGVSIWSSTDVLGSQVKKMLDYAANALGVELMYVDQGHVSEKVTASVKTLAAAGCQGIIICNSADSEMASAIQTADQYHVYLAQFFRIISKDRSPQIYEQAQKSKYYVGAVHEDEVVNGYNLVNILINKGKRFIGLIGWNPGDATFLLRWEGYKKAVDQWNQNHPNDKVFMTQPVYAGTTADGGASAATSLMNSYPKMDALIVAGGGGDPLVGALNAIKNAGKTGKIGVVSTDFLPDLGQELQSGAMTAESGGHFADPLYAFMMVYNAIKGKYVKPENSFYEIKFPYIYVSSPAEYNDYQKYFVDSLPYNTEEIKAMANDSFQQLAEQALNLSIDDVKKRHGSQ; encoded by the coding sequence GTGAAAAAAATGAAAAAAATTATTGCCTCAATTTTAGTTCTCGCAATGTTGTTTTCATTAAGCGCATGTGGCAATAGTAGTTCAAACAAGACAGCACAGAATAATAGCACTAATAGCAGCAATTCAACAACTCAAAATTCAAACTCAAATAATCAGAAAATTAAAATCGGTGTATCTATTTGGAGCTCAACAGACGTTCTTGGTAGTCAAGTTAAAAAAATGCTTGATTATGCGGCAAATGCACTTGGCGTAGAATTGATGTATGTAGATCAAGGGCATGTTTCTGAAAAGGTTACAGCCAGTGTTAAAACGTTAGCTGCTGCTGGATGCCAGGGAATAATAATTTGCAACTCTGCTGACTCAGAAATGGCATCAGCGATTCAAACTGCTGATCAATATCATGTGTATCTTGCACAGTTTTTCCGTATAATCAGCAAAGATAGAAGCCCACAAATATATGAACAAGCTCAGAAATCTAAATACTATGTTGGTGCAGTTCATGAAGATGAAGTTGTAAATGGATATAATCTTGTAAATATCTTGATAAACAAAGGCAAGAGGTTTATAGGTTTAATAGGGTGGAATCCAGGAGATGCTACATTCCTCCTAAGATGGGAAGGTTACAAAAAGGCTGTTGATCAATGGAATCAAAATCATCCAAATGATAAAGTTTTCATGACACAGCCTGTATACGCTGGTACAACCGCTGATGGTGGTGCGTCTGCAGCTACTTCATTGATGAACTCATATCCAAAGATGGATGCGTTGATCGTTGCTGGTGGTGGAGGAGATCCTTTAGTTGGTGCATTAAATGCTATTAAGAACGCTGGAAAGACTGGTAAAATAGGTGTTGTTTCTACAGACTTTTTGCCTGATTTAGGACAAGAGTTACAGAGCGGTGCAATGACTGCTGAATCAGGTGGTCACTTTGCGGATCCATTATACGCTTTCATGATGGTTTACAACGCAATAAAGGGCAAATATGTAAAACCTGAAAATAGTTTTTATGAGATAAAGTTCCCGTATATATATGTTTCATCTCCAGCCGAATACAACGATTATCAGAAATATTTTGTAGATAGTTTGCCTTACAATACAGAAGAAATAAAAGCAATGGCAAATGATTCATTCCAGCAATTAGCTGAACAAGCATTGAACTTGTCCATAGACGATGTTAAGAAGCGTCATGGCAGTCAATAA
- a CDS encoding L-fucose/L-arabinose isomerase family protein, whose amino-acid sequence MYKDEKPRIGFLGIMQELYDDMLPGITERQEMYAQQVINRLGDIADFYFPGAAKNRNDIERIVKEFNDKDLDGIMIVMLTYGPATNLVNALRNNRLPIMLANIQPESTVTDDWDMGDLTYNQGVHGAQDTSNIILRMGITCPVITEDWHSDAFKDFVNDWAKTVKTVKALRNMKIAQFGRMHGMYDIMGDDAAFTRKLGPQINQEYIGQVFRHMEEATDEEIDKVIEENKKNFYIDPKLSEESHRYAARLQIGFKKLLEEKGYAGFSAHFDVFKGDGRFKQIHMMAASNLMAEGYGYAAEGDVVTASLVAAGHVLIGDAHFTEMYAMDFKRDSILMSHMGEGNWKIARKDRPIKLVDRELGIGKLDNPPTVVFMAQPGIATLASLVSLEGEKYRLVVSKGEILDTEEAKNIEMPYFHFKPENGVRECLNGWLKNGGTHHQCLTLGDATKRWKLLCELLDIEYVEV is encoded by the coding sequence GTGTACAAAGATGAAAAGCCAAGAATAGGCTTTCTAGGCATTATGCAGGAGTTATACGATGATATGTTGCCAGGCATCACCGAAAGGCAAGAGATGTATGCACAACAGGTTATAAATAGATTAGGTGATATTGCGGATTTTTATTTCCCGGGCGCTGCAAAAAACAGAAATGATATAGAAAGGATAGTTAAAGAATTCAATGATAAAGATCTTGACGGAATAATGATCGTGATGCTGACATACGGGCCAGCTACGAATCTTGTGAATGCTTTAAGAAATAATAGGCTTCCAATTATGCTGGCAAATATACAGCCAGAAAGCACTGTGACAGACGATTGGGATATGGGGGACTTGACGTACAATCAAGGTGTTCATGGTGCACAGGATACTTCAAATATTATCCTGAGAATGGGCATAACTTGTCCTGTTATAACAGAGGATTGGCATTCTGATGCATTTAAAGATTTTGTGAATGATTGGGCTAAAACTGTAAAGACAGTAAAAGCTTTGAGGAATATGAAGATAGCACAATTTGGAAGGATGCATGGTATGTATGACATAATGGGCGATGATGCAGCTTTCACAAGAAAATTAGGGCCGCAAATAAATCAAGAGTACATTGGCCAAGTTTTTAGACACATGGAAGAAGCTACCGATGAAGAAATCGACAAAGTCATAGAGGAAAACAAGAAGAACTTTTATATAGATCCTAAATTAAGTGAGGAGAGCCACAGATATGCTGCAAGGCTTCAAATAGGATTTAAGAAATTGCTTGAGGAGAAAGGATACGCTGGCTTTAGTGCCCATTTTGATGTGTTTAAAGGTGATGGAAGGTTTAAGCAGATACACATGATGGCGGCATCAAACTTGATGGCAGAAGGATATGGCTATGCGGCAGAAGGTGATGTAGTTACGGCAAGCCTGGTGGCAGCGGGTCATGTTTTGATAGGCGATGCACATTTTACTGAGATGTATGCGATGGATTTTAAGAGAGATTCAATTTTGATGAGCCACATGGGAGAGGGCAATTGGAAGATAGCCAGGAAGGATAGACCTATAAAATTAGTCGATCGAGAGCTTGGGATAGGAAAGCTTGATAATCCACCGACAGTTGTGTTTATGGCTCAACCAGGCATTGCGACACTGGCATCATTAGTGTCTTTAGAAGGCGAAAAATATAGACTTGTTGTTTCAAAGGGAGAAATTTTAGATACAGAAGAAGCAAAGAATATTGAGATGCCTTATTTCCATTTTAAACCTGAAAATGGAGTTAGAGAATGCCTTAATGGTTGGCTTAAAAATGGTGGTACACATCATCAGTGCTTGACATTAGGTGATGCTACTAAAAGATGGAAGCTTTTATGCGAGTTATTAGATATTGAGTATGTTGAAGTGTAA
- a CDS encoding ribulokinase, producing the protein MAKFSIGIDYGTESARALLLNLDTAEEVASSTMNYPHGVMDERLPDGTVLPQDWALEHPDDYIEVLKKIIPDVIIKSGINKDDVVGIGIDFTACTMLPIKKYGTPLCDLPEYKSNPHAYVKLWKHHAAQPEANMLNKIASERGEDFLARYGGKISSEWLIPKIWQILNEAPDIYEEADKFIEATDWVILKLTGNERRNSCTAGYKAIWHKRKGYPSKEFFKALDERLEDVVDEKLSRDIYPLGTKAGELTEEMAEMIGLNPGVAVAVGNVDAHVSLPAVGVASPGKMVMIMGTSICHVVLGDKEVEVPGMCGVVEDGIVPGFYGYEAGQSAVGDIFAWFVDNCVPDDYKKEAQERGISVHQLLTEKASKLKPGESGLLALDWLNGNRSVLVDADLTGLILGLTLRTKPEEIYRALIESTAYGTRMIIDTFNEYGIKIDELYACGGLPEKNPMLMQIYADVTNLEIKVSKSNQTPALGAAMFGAVAAGKENGGFDSIFEAAKVIPKLKDETFKPISENVEIYEKLFQEYKLLHDYFGRGANDVMKRLKNIKEVVSDVREPKTTCI; encoded by the coding sequence ATGGCAAAATTTTCAATAGGTATTGATTATGGTACAGAATCTGCAAGGGCATTGCTTTTAAACCTTGATACAGCAGAGGAAGTAGCTTCTTCAACGATGAACTATCCACACGGTGTAATGGATGAGAGACTTCCAGACGGGACAGTGTTGCCGCAGGATTGGGCATTAGAGCATCCGGATGATTATATTGAAGTTCTAAAAAAGATAATTCCAGATGTGATAATAAAGTCTGGTATAAATAAAGATGATGTTGTTGGGATTGGCATAGATTTTACGGCATGTACGATGCTTCCCATAAAAAAATACGGTACGCCTTTGTGCGATTTACCAGAATATAAATCAAATCCCCATGCGTATGTCAAACTATGGAAGCATCATGCAGCACAGCCTGAGGCAAACATGTTAAATAAGATTGCATCTGAAAGAGGAGAGGATTTCTTAGCAAGATACGGTGGGAAGATTTCCTCCGAATGGCTGATACCGAAGATATGGCAGATTTTAAATGAGGCTCCAGATATCTATGAAGAAGCAGATAAATTCATAGAAGCGACTGATTGGGTGATATTGAAGCTTACTGGCAATGAAAGGAGAAATAGCTGTACTGCAGGTTATAAAGCGATTTGGCACAAAAGAAAAGGATACCCTTCAAAGGAATTTTTTAAGGCATTAGATGAAAGGCTTGAAGATGTAGTAGATGAAAAACTTTCAAGAGACATATATCCGTTAGGTACAAAAGCAGGTGAATTAACTGAGGAAATGGCTGAAATGATCGGCTTAAACCCTGGTGTTGCTGTTGCGGTAGGCAATGTCGATGCACATGTTTCTCTTCCTGCAGTAGGTGTAGCATCCCCAGGAAAGATGGTTATGATAATGGGCACGTCTATATGCCATGTAGTCTTAGGCGACAAAGAAGTCGAAGTTCCGGGTATGTGTGGAGTGGTTGAAGACGGCATTGTGCCGGGATTTTATGGATATGAAGCTGGACAGTCAGCGGTAGGGGATATATTTGCGTGGTTTGTAGATAATTGCGTTCCAGATGATTACAAAAAAGAAGCCCAAGAAAGAGGCATATCTGTACATCAGCTTTTGACAGAAAAAGCTTCAAAGTTAAAACCGGGGGAAAGCGGACTTCTTGCACTGGATTGGCTTAATGGAAATAGGTCTGTCTTGGTTGACGCGGATCTTACTGGTTTGATTTTAGGATTGACACTTAGGACGAAACCTGAAGAGATATACAGAGCTTTGATAGAGTCAACAGCATATGGTACACGTATGATAATAGATACATTCAATGAGTATGGCATAAAGATAGATGAGCTTTACGCCTGTGGCGGACTTCCTGAAAAAAATCCGATGCTTATGCAGATATACGCTGATGTGACAAACTTAGAGATAAAAGTTTCTAAGTCAAACCAGACGCCTGCATTAGGTGCAGCAATGTTTGGTGCAGTTGCGGCAGGAAAGGAAAATGGAGGATTTGACAGCATATTTGAAGCAGCTAAAGTAATACCAAAGTTAAAAGATGAGACATTCAAGCCTATATCCGAAAATGTCGAAATTTACGAGAAACTATTTCAGGAGTACAAACTGCTTCATGACTACTTTGGGAGAGGGGCAAATGATGTGATGAAGAGGCTTAAAAACATAAAAGAGGTGGTTTCAGATGTTAGAGAACCTAAAACAACGTGTATATAA